From the Porites lutea chromosome 5, jaPorLute2.1, whole genome shotgun sequence genome, the window gaaaatgtggtaagtTTATTAATTCGAAATTCAAAATTCTGACTTGCGTTGGCTTTACTGGGATGGTTAAACATGTTGAGGGGAATATGATTGAGCAAGGGAAAAATATATTGCATTGTCacgttttgttattgtttcagCCACGCACTCCCCTGTTGCAGTCAAAGCCGCCACCAACTTTTCAGACAGAAAATAAATATGAGGTTATGTAGTATATTCCCctaaaaataacaaaggaaaCCTAGCAATGTGAAAAATAAGAGATATTATCAACAAAGTATACGGACAGTCAGTGACTAAGTACTAACTATGAAGAAAGTTACGCTGGAATTTTTTCTGCTGgatattttctttcaaaggaaaagcTCTTAAATATCGATAAATAGACCTGGTGATTCAGTACCAAATTAGTAAAATCTAAACTTCTTGAGCTTTCTTTCGTCTGACTGAAGCTTTTGGAGGTATTTCTCGATAGCTTCCAAAGCAAATGAAGTCTTCTTAGCGACGAGTTTATTCCTCTGCATTGCTTCTTCTAACTTAAGTTGAGCTTCTCGTTCATCTTCCATCTCGACCTCTGTCTCGTCTTTCAGTTCCCTCTCCGCCGAGGCCAATTCATCCTTTAACGAATCCACTTCCTCTGCAATTGAACTGCCTGTCTCCTCTTCATTACGAAAACGCTTCTCTGCTCGGTAAACTGCCAACTCTTTGGCTCCGTCGAGTTTTGTGAGTATTGAATTTGTGGCCAACAGTTGCTTGTAGAGAGCCACATCGCTAAGTTTTGGAAAATGGGGGATTCGTGATCGAAGTATTTTGGAAGCATTGCGAGTGTGAACAGCTCCAAGTTTTTTCTCAATGTTATTCAGGGCTGTCGCAGCTTCTAAGGAAAGGAACAGGTTAACCTGAGTTGAAGAAGTTTGTTTTGATTCGGTTGGAAGAGGGAATGACGGTTTCCTATGGTCTAAAGGGTGGTCTATTAAAACGTATTGTGTTAAGGCCGTTGAAAACTGTTTCGTTCACGTTTGAAAGTTTCCCGTATGTTTTAAAGGGTTGAAAACACTCAATACCGGTATTAGACAATAGTAGCTAACAGATAAGAGTTGGATAGACCTAACTGCAATTTTTGgtaagtttcacagtgcattTATATACCCGTAAATAAAAGCCGTGGAATGAAAGTGGGTGAGGCTCCTGGTCTCGCTATAGCAGGATCTACTTACTTCTTGCCATGTAGAGTCTGGTAGTTGCGTTAGTTTTGGCTTGTCTTGCCATGGCCAGCGCACCAGTTACGGTCACTCCAACTTTCTTGTGAACATTTTGAGTCAATTTTTTAACCATCCTCAAATCCTCTTCCAGGTCCTCCATCTTCCATCGAAAATCCTTTCTGACGTCGTTTAGTTCTTTTGTTGCTTGTTTCTCAGCTTTCAGAACATTCATTCTTATTTTCCTCACCTGTAGGAGTAGTAGAGGGTCAATGGGAATCAGCTTGATCCCACTCTTATCTTCCCCTTGAACTGTCTCTTCTGTGGTTTTTGAGGGATTTTTTCTTGGATTCTTCCGCATTAGGGCGGGTCCTTCGCTACTGTCACCACTTCCCAAAATCCCTATATTGCTGCCTTCATCTGCAGGAGGCAACTGCTGTTCCGGAGCTTTGAATACCGCCATCCCACTACCAGAGTACTGGCCATCTCCGCTTCCTGATGTtccaagaaatatttttaaagggTCATTTTCTGGTAATTCTGGCTCACCCTTTGCTTCAATTTCCTGTACTTTCCAGCTGTCGTtgatatttttaagtttttcagaactagtttcgttttgtttatcaAACTGCCCACTAGCTTCAAAACCATTGCCTGATTCTTGAGCATCAGCTCTTTTAGATGTTTTCAACCTGTCTTTGTCTTCTTCAATCGTTGCTCTTTTCTGTCTTCTACCCTTAGATCTCCTTCCATTTCCACTTTTGCCGTTGATCGTATCAGATGCTCTACTTGATTCCGCATAATGCTTGTCTAAAGATGGGTATTTCATTTCCTCAGTCTGAGAAAGAATGTCATACAAAGTCGTTTTTGTGATGTCCTCATGGATATGATTTTCTCGATCTCCAAAGCCTCGTGCATTGAGCAACATTGGTTTTGCAGGATATGACTCATGAAAGTCATTCTCTTGGACGTTTATCTTTGGTTTGATCTCCTCGATG encodes:
- the LOC140937351 gene encoding uncharacterized protein; amino-acid sequence: MAVCKMIWVWFLFFQVHYPGVSCIRKFSPQDEPRSHGLATLFEKKYKSDLQSLSLAFKEREPLRGLEDNDELQSSKHDLDLFETDKKGINEENEIGGYAGSPFTGSRKNTIEEIKPKINVQENDFHESYPAKPMLLNARGFGDRENHIHEDITKTTLYDILSQTEEMKYPSLDKHYAESSRASDTINGKSGNGRRSKGRRQKRATIEEDKDRLKTSKRADAQESGNGFEASGQFDKQNETSSEKLKNINDSWKVQEIEAKGEPELPENDPLKIFLGTSGSGDGQYSGSGMAVFKAPEQQLPPADEGSNIGILGSGDSSEGPALMRKNPRKNPSKTTEETVQGEDKSGIKLIPIDPLLLLQVRKIRMNVLKAEKQATKELNDVRKDFRWKMEDLEEDLRMVKKLTQNVHKKVGVTVTGALAMARQAKTNATTRLYMARKAATALNNIEKKLGAVHTRNASKILRSRIPHFPKLSDVALYKQLLATNSILTKLDGAKELAVYRAEKRFRNEEETGSSIAEEVDSLKDELASAERELKDETEVEMEDEREAQLKLEEAMQRNKLVAKKTSFALEAIEKYLQKLQSDERKLKKFRFY